Genomic segment of Aliarcobacter trophiarum LMG 25534:
CCATATAATCGCTTGTGAAATGATGGCTTTACTAGCTTTAGTAAGCTTTCAAAAAATGGAATTTTTATTAGATATATTTTTTTCTCTAAATTATTAGCTATGAGTTCTATTAGTTTTGAAGTGCTAAGAGGTTGATCATCTGAAGCTAAAAACACTCCTTCTTTTCTTTGAATTACTATTTCATTTATAATATTTAAAATATTTTGTATTAATATAAAACTTCTTTTATTTCCAATACTTCCTAGAGGTATAATAGGCAATTTTTTAACTAATTTTACTAAATTATCTATATTACCTGGAGCATTTTTTCCATATATCATAGGAGGTCTTACTATACTTACTATAAAATCACCATCATCTAGTTTCAAAAGCTCTTTTTCTGCTTCTAGTTTACTCTTTCCATATGGTGTAATTGGATTACAGATTGTATTTTCATCTAATTTTTCTATATCTTCACCATAAACAGCAATAGTGCTTATAAATACAAATTGTCTTACTCCATTCTGTTTTGCAAGTTTTGCAAGCTTTACTGGATACTCTACATTTATCTCATAATATTTTTCATAAGAATACTCTATCTTTTGATGTACAAGTGCAGCACAATGCAAAACTATATTAATATTATCAA
This window contains:
- a CDS encoding NAD-dependent epimerase/dehydratase family protein; amino-acid sequence: MIILITGSNGYLGSNFINQFKDKYIFEKFSLINQKIEDIKFDNINIVLHCAALVHQKIEYSYEKYYEINVEYPVKLAKLAKQNGVRQFVFISTIAVYGEDIEKLDENTICNPITPYGKSKLEAEKELLKLDDGDFIVSIVRPPMIYGKNAPGNIDNLVKLVKKLPIIPLGSIGNKRSFILIQNILNIINEIVIQRKEGVFLASDDQPLSTSKLIELIANNLEKKIYLIKIPFFESLLKLVKPSFHKRLYGSLEVDNTLTKKKLNLSNPYSVEDGIKLMIKGEKN